The Thermococcus sp. genome contains a region encoding:
- a CDS encoding ATP-binding protein, whose translation MSYFVGRREELKALRERISSDNFELIVIYGRRRVGKTRLVLEAVKDVPHVYYLAVEGDNLRHFRETAGRVFQEVRYAREDWEGLLHALRGKVIVIDEFPNLIKEDPTVLSVFQRAIDTDLSDSKTKLILLGSSVSIMTEKVLSYKSPLYGRRTGSMKLKPLKFFHLREFFPNADWKELVEVYGMTDGIPFYITQVRLPFWEWLDRELKNPVSLFRDEVDFLLKYEFTETRTYRRILEAISLGKTTPKEIRDFIGMRHSDVTPYLRNLIETGLVVREVPITEKPNSKRGRYYLADNFLAFWFRFIYPNLSAIEEGIFDAEEVKRDYSHYLGPVFEKVAKQVLIELNKTGRLPFRFTKIGQWWRKGEEIDLVALNERENKALFVEVKWKELSEREARGVLRGLERKAELVGLDGWEKSYGLIARGVEGKEELRAGGWWVWDLEDFERLISSEIQIQREA comes from the coding sequence ATGAGCTATTTTGTGGGCAGGAGGGAGGAGCTTAAAGCACTAAGAGAAAGAATCTCAAGCGATAATTTTGAGTTAATCGTCATCTACGGTAGGAGGCGTGTTGGAAAGACCCGTCTCGTCCTCGAAGCCGTGAAAGACGTCCCCCACGTTTACTACCTCGCCGTCGAGGGGGATAACCTGAGGCATTTCCGAGAGACTGCCGGGAGAGTTTTTCAGGAGGTGAGATACGCCCGGGAAGACTGGGAGGGCCTTCTCCACGCCCTCAGAGGGAAAGTCATCGTTATTGACGAGTTTCCGAACCTGATAAAGGAAGACCCCACCGTTCTGAGCGTTTTTCAGAGGGCTATTGACACGGACCTTTCGGATTCAAAGACAAAGCTAATTCTTCTTGGCTCTTCAGTGAGCATAATGACTGAGAAGGTTCTCAGCTACAAGAGCCCGCTCTACGGCAGAAGAACGGGCTCAATGAAGCTCAAGCCTTTGAAATTTTTCCATCTAAGGGAGTTTTTCCCCAATGCCGACTGGAAGGAACTCGTAGAGGTCTACGGCATGACCGATGGGATTCCATTCTACATAACTCAGGTTAGGTTGCCCTTCTGGGAATGGCTTGATAGAGAGCTGAAAAACCCCGTAAGCCTTTTCCGCGATGAGGTTGATTTTCTGCTGAAGTATGAGTTCACGGAGACGAGAACATACCGGAGAATCCTTGAGGCGATATCTCTTGGCAAAACGACACCGAAGGAGATAAGGGACTTCATCGGCATGAGACACTCGGACGTAACACCCTACCTCAGAAACTTAATCGAGACCGGGCTCGTCGTGAGGGAGGTTCCGATAACTGAAAAGCCGAACTCAAAGAGGGGTCGCTACTACCTGGCCGACAACTTCCTCGCTTTCTGGTTCCGCTTTATCTACCCGAACCTCTCGGCCATCGAGGAGGGCATCTTTGACGCTGAGGAGGTTAAGAGGGATTACAGCCACTACCTTGGCCCGGTGTTTGAAAAAGTAGCCAAACAGGTTCTGATCGAGCTGAACAAGACTGGAAGGCTACCCTTCCGTTTCACCAAGATCGGGCAGTGGTGGAGGAAGGGCGAGGAGATTGACTTGGTGGCGCTGAATGAGCGCGAAAATAAGGCTCTCTTCGTTGAGGTGAAGTGGAAGGAGTTGAGCGAAAGGGAAGCGAGGGGAGTTTTGAGGGGCTTGGAGAGGAAGGCTGAGTTGGTTGGTCTTGATGGATGGGAGAAGAGCTATGGACTGATTGCTAGGGGAGTGGAGGGCAAGGAGGAGTTGAGAGCAGGGGGCTGGTGGGTTTGGGACTTGGAGGATTTCGAAAGGCTTATCTCTTCTGAAATCCAAATTCAGAGGGAGGCATGA
- a CDS encoding deoxyhypusine synthase, with the protein MNEPKDIVLKESEEVEGLPIEGPWLDEVSSLEEVLDYYTRTGFQATHLGRAIEIWRKVEEKRAEGEEVRVFLGYTSNIVSSGLRELVAWLVKEDKVDVIVTTAGGIEEDFIKALKPFVLGDWQVNDVLLREKGINRIGNIFVPNDRYIEFEKYMIPFFERILEMEREAGKSLTASEFIHELGRYMDEKLGNEKEKSVIYWAYKRNVPIFCPAITDGSIGDMLYFFKEERGDRELIIDIANDIVKLNNLAVTAKETASIILGGSLPKHAIINANLFRGGTDYAIYITTAIPWDGSLSGAPPSEGVSWGKIRAKADYVEIWADATLVFPLLVWKVMRG; encoded by the coding sequence ATGAATGAGCCAAAAGACATTGTTCTTAAAGAAAGCGAAGAGGTTGAGGGCCTTCCAATCGAGGGTCCATGGTTGGATGAGGTTTCGAGCCTTGAGGAGGTTTTGGATTATTACACGAGGACAGGCTTTCAGGCGACGCACCTCGGAAGGGCGATAGAGATATGGCGCAAGGTCGAGGAGAAGCGCGCGGAGGGAGAAGAGGTCAGGGTTTTCCTCGGATACACCTCCAACATAGTCTCTTCTGGCCTGCGGGAGCTGGTTGCGTGGCTCGTGAAAGAAGACAAGGTGGACGTCATCGTAACCACCGCTGGAGGAATCGAGGAGGACTTCATAAAGGCATTAAAGCCCTTCGTCCTCGGCGACTGGCAGGTGAACGATGTCCTTCTCAGGGAAAAGGGCATAAACAGGATAGGCAACATCTTCGTGCCCAACGACCGCTACATTGAATTCGAGAAGTACATGATTCCATTCTTCGAAAGAATTCTTGAGATGGAGCGCGAAGCTGGAAAGTCTCTCACTGCCAGCGAGTTCATCCACGAGCTCGGTAGATACATGGACGAGAAGCTCGGAAATGAGAAGGAGAAGAGCGTTATCTACTGGGCCTACAAGAGAAACGTCCCGATTTTCTGTCCCGCCATAACCGACGGCTCGATAGGGGACATGCTCTACTTCTTCAAGGAGGAGCGTGGTGACAGGGAGCTGATCATTGATATCGCCAACGATATAGTGAAACTCAACAACTTGGCCGTTACCGCCAAGGAAACAGCCTCGATAATCCTCGGAGGTTCCCTGCCTAAGCATGCGATAATCAACGCAAATCTCTTCAGGGGAGGAACGGACTACGCGATTTACATAACAACGGCAATTCCGTGGGACGGCTCTCTGAGCGGTGCCCCTCCGAGCGAAGGCGTCAGCTGGGGCAAGATAAGGGCAAAAGCTGATTACGTCGAGATCTGGGCAGATGCAACGCTCGTCTTCCCCCTGTTAGTGTGGAAGGTGATGAGGGGATAG
- a CDS encoding PIN domain-containing protein has protein sequence MRTYIDANIIYNFLFMTSLTPRARDMLTSEDELVISPISINEAVYVSFRKLAKEKHGISNIYDVKQFVKTPDGLKLIETAVSMVLGLIGDAGLISSPMKIEPK, from the coding sequence TTGAGGACATACATTGACGCCAACATCATCTACAACTTTCTTTTCATGACATCCTTAACTCCAAGAGCGAGGGACATGCTGACTTCAGAAGACGAGCTGGTTATTTCTCCGATTTCAATCAACGAGGCAGTTTACGTCTCTTTTAGGAAGCTCGCCAAAGAGAAACACGGAATTTCTAACATCTACGATGTAAAGCAATTCGTCAAGACTCCAGATGGTTTAAAACTGATTGAAACGGCGGTTTCCATGGTCTTAGGTCTCATCGGGGATGCTGGATTGATATCCTCCCCGATGAAGATAGAGCCGAAATAA
- a CDS encoding PIN domain-containing protein encodes MYGLLPSDATILATCIKHGIPRIATFDSDFEGINAIEVIR; translated from the coding sequence ATGTACGGTCTCCTGCCAAGCGATGCAACGATCCTCGCGACCTGCATAAAGCACGGCATTCCGAGGATAGCGACTTTTGATTCTGACTTTGAGGGCATTAACGCGATTGAGGTCATTAGATAG